Proteins co-encoded in one Streptomyces roseochromogenus subsp. oscitans DS 12.976 genomic window:
- the haaT gene encoding cyclophane-containing RiPP biosynthesis TPR protein HaaT → MRLRRGIAIAVVAGGGAVTTLLVGLVTNAVSNKSRWPGWLGWLQEHAWFSFVVLGVAMAGLTALLAGLSETRPPSPPGRPEDGAGPGAAQVLRSLPRDTAAFTDRAAELERLVGSVRASQERGEGVPVHVIDGMPGVGKTTFAVHAGHLLSERFPDGQLFVNLNGYTPGRTPVQASEALASLLTAAGVPTQQIPVGDGVGAVTEARAAMWRSRLAGKKALLILDNAASYRQLEPLLPGGSGCLVLVTSRKRLVANEEVVMSVDALPPDHAVELFVRLSGRPADALDRDVVDELVRLCGCLPLGVSLLAARLRHHPSWTAEDLRGRLVTAQDRLGELRAGERAVTATFGLSYRDLAPERQRFFRQLGFFPGTDLDAHVGAALGEVSVVVARLHLEALYDDHLIDEHPGSRYRLHDLLRDYARGLAAEGDSMDHAQAVQRVCTYYLAALAVANEHIVRSGAAVPPAPDGASRVETPVLESRTDALSWLETERATILACVRRANGLALYALVARLAAAMAPFLRQAGPWDQAVALHRTAAEAARHTGDQRARGDALAELGVVRRFMAAYPQAIEALNDAVTAYEAVDDRRGKAEALNQLGIVWYLTADNEDAARAQTEALALYRELGYRLGQANALADLGMTHRQMSRFDAAVEAQTEALSIYRELGDRYGEANSLRDLGVVHSLMGAYDLAARHHQEAFDIYLELDDRVHQAYALNELGVVRRLTGDIEAARTAHSQALTHFTELGERFGRANSIRHLGVVERVTGDAAEAIRLLEEALGAYRELGSRGGEAASLSELGVARGIVGERDGAIEAFQRGLEILRGLGDRCGEAEALSHWGMLLLTSDEPTAARRHFGQALTLARDIRCPLEEARALEGIGRCDWTVDGPGHGVSSLRAAVTVYRRLGVSAAVDDIERLLVSRSG, encoded by the coding sequence ATGAGACTCCGGCGCGGGATCGCGATCGCCGTCGTCGCCGGAGGCGGCGCTGTGACCACGCTGCTGGTCGGACTCGTCACGAACGCCGTGTCCAACAAGTCGCGGTGGCCCGGCTGGCTGGGGTGGTTACAGGAGCACGCCTGGTTCTCGTTCGTCGTGTTGGGCGTGGCAATGGCTGGGCTGACGGCCCTGCTCGCCGGGCTCTCCGAGACGCGGCCTCCCAGCCCGCCAGGGCGACCGGAGGATGGAGCAGGGCCAGGGGCCGCCCAGGTGCTGCGTTCGTTGCCACGCGACACCGCCGCGTTCACCGACCGTGCCGCGGAGCTGGAGCGGCTGGTGGGCTCGGTGCGGGCCTCACAGGAGCGTGGCGAGGGGGTGCCCGTTCACGTGATCGACGGCATGCCCGGCGTCGGGAAGACCACCTTCGCTGTGCACGCCGGCCACCTGCTCTCCGAGCGGTTCCCCGACGGACAGCTCTTCGTGAACCTCAACGGGTACACGCCGGGGCGTACTCCGGTACAGGCCAGCGAGGCGCTCGCCTCGCTTCTCACGGCCGCCGGCGTGCCGACGCAGCAGATTCCCGTCGGTGACGGCGTCGGAGCGGTCACGGAGGCTCGGGCCGCCATGTGGCGGAGCAGGCTCGCGGGCAAGAAGGCGCTGCTGATTCTCGACAACGCGGCCAGCTACCGACAGTTGGAGCCACTGCTCCCCGGTGGGAGCGGGTGTCTGGTGTTGGTGACCAGTCGCAAGCGGCTGGTGGCGAACGAGGAGGTGGTCATGTCGGTGGACGCACTGCCGCCGGATCACGCGGTCGAACTCTTCGTACGGCTCAGTGGGCGGCCGGCCGACGCTCTCGACCGGGATGTGGTGGACGAGTTGGTGCGGCTGTGCGGGTGTCTGCCGCTGGGGGTGTCGCTTCTCGCGGCACGGCTGCGGCACCATCCGTCCTGGACCGCCGAGGACCTGCGCGGGCGGCTGGTGACGGCACAGGACCGCCTGGGAGAGCTGCGCGCCGGGGAACGCGCCGTCACCGCGACGTTCGGTCTCTCCTACCGGGATCTCGCACCGGAACGGCAGCGCTTCTTTCGACAGCTCGGCTTCTTTCCGGGCACCGATCTCGACGCGCACGTCGGTGCGGCACTTGGTGAGGTCTCGGTCGTGGTGGCTCGTCTGCACCTTGAGGCGCTCTACGACGACCACCTGATCGACGAGCACCCGGGGAGTCGCTACCGGCTGCACGATCTCTTGCGCGACTACGCTCGCGGTCTCGCCGCTGAGGGAGACAGCATGGACCACGCACAGGCCGTCCAGCGTGTGTGCACCTACTACCTGGCCGCTCTCGCCGTCGCGAACGAGCACATCGTGCGCAGCGGAGCCGCGGTGCCACCGGCGCCGGACGGTGCCTCGCGGGTGGAGACCCCGGTCCTGGAGTCGCGGACGGATGCCCTGAGCTGGCTGGAGACCGAGCGGGCCACCATCCTGGCCTGCGTCCGTCGGGCGAACGGCCTTGCCCTGTACGCCCTCGTGGCCCGACTCGCCGCAGCCATGGCGCCCTTCCTGCGCCAGGCCGGCCCCTGGGACCAGGCCGTCGCGCTCCATCGGACCGCCGCCGAAGCCGCCCGCCATACCGGCGACCAGCGGGCGCGGGGTGATGCCCTCGCCGAGCTGGGTGTCGTACGCCGTTTCATGGCCGCCTACCCACAGGCGATCGAGGCCCTCAACGACGCCGTGACGGCGTACGAAGCGGTCGACGATCGGCGTGGCAAGGCCGAGGCACTGAACCAGCTCGGCATCGTCTGGTACCTGACCGCGGACAACGAGGACGCGGCCCGCGCCCAGACCGAGGCCCTCGCCCTCTATCGAGAGCTGGGGTACCGGCTCGGGCAGGCGAATGCGCTCGCGGATCTCGGCATGACACACCGGCAGATGAGCCGGTTCGACGCCGCGGTGGAGGCCCAGACCGAGGCCCTGTCGATCTACCGAGAACTCGGTGACCGATACGGAGAGGCGAACTCCCTGCGCGACCTGGGCGTCGTGCACAGCCTCATGGGCGCGTACGACCTGGCCGCGCGGCATCACCAGGAAGCGTTCGACATCTACCTGGAGCTGGACGACCGTGTGCACCAGGCTTACGCGCTGAACGAGTTGGGCGTCGTCCGACGGCTGACCGGAGACATCGAGGCAGCGCGGACGGCACACAGCCAGGCCCTGACGCACTTCACCGAGCTCGGTGAACGGTTCGGCCGCGCGAACAGCATCCGTCACCTTGGCGTCGTGGAGCGTGTGACCGGGGATGCGGCAGAGGCGATCCGGCTTCTGGAGGAGGCCCTGGGCGCCTACCGCGAGCTCGGCAGCCGAGGGGGTGAGGCCGCCTCTCTGAGCGAGCTGGGCGTGGCGCGCGGCATCGTCGGTGAGCGCGACGGCGCGATCGAGGCGTTCCAACGCGGTTTGGAGATCCTGAGGGGCCTGGGCGACCGGTGCGGCGAGGCGGAGGCACTGAGCCACTGGGGGATGCTGCTGCTCACCTCCGATGAACCGACAGCCGCCCGTCGGCACTTTGGTCAGGCGCTCACGCTCGCGCGGGACATCCGCTGCCCGCTGGAGGAGGCGAGGGCGCTGGAGGGCATCGGCCGCTGCGACTGGACGGTTGACGGGCCTGGTCACGGCGTGAGCTCGCTGCGAGCCGCCGTGACCGTGTACCGGCGTTTGGGAGTGAGCGCGGCCGTGGACGACATCGAACGGTTGCTGGTGTCGCGGTCCGGCTGA
- the haaA gene encoding HaaA family cyclophane-containing RiPP peptide, which produces MPSPTSVTEPRTITPVGPASAEPTAAGTAVLDRVTARVRQRLEAEEGATGRVGDGAHAASLIWPWPL; this is translated from the coding sequence ATGCCGTCACCCACGTCCGTCACCGAGCCACGCACCATCACGCCCGTCGGCCCGGCGTCCGCGGAGCCGACGGCGGCCGGCACCGCCGTCCTGGACCGCGTGACCGCCCGCGTCCGGCAGCGGCTGGAGGCCGAGGAGGGCGCGACGGGCCGGGTCGGTGACGGTGCCCACGCGGCCTCGCTCATCTGGCCCTGGCCGCTGTGA
- a CDS encoding FxsB family cyclophane-forming radical SAM/SPASM peptide maturase: MTEPEGPVPFRTFILKVANRCNIDCDYCFVFNSRDQAARRLPARMDLAVARAAARRIGEHASAHRLRAIHVVLHGGEPLLVGVGHMAGLFQAVRDSVPAGTRVLFELQTNGTLLSDAWLDLFERYEVAVGVSLDGPPLANDRHRLTHAGRSSAASAVRGIELLRSRPHLFAGLLAVVDLANDPVEVHDYLAAFEPPVIDFGLPHATHDDPPHRSDPSVPEYGLWMSRVYDAWLDRPEYRHSVRMLEDIVALSSGVRGSVETLGLAPPTSVVIESDGSIEAVDTLRSVEEGATWLGLDVLRHSFDEALSHPKLLHRQHGKEALAEQCRACPLVDVCGGGYLPHRFSEAQGYQNPSVYCADLEYLIRHVQGSLRQHGWNPYAQAASSP; the protein is encoded by the coding sequence ATGACAGAACCCGAAGGCCCCGTTCCTTTCCGGACGTTCATCCTCAAGGTCGCCAACCGCTGCAACATCGACTGCGACTACTGCTTCGTCTTCAACTCCAGGGACCAGGCGGCGCGGCGCCTGCCCGCCCGAATGGACCTCGCTGTGGCCCGGGCTGCGGCCCGGCGGATAGGTGAGCACGCCTCCGCACACCGCCTTCGGGCCATCCACGTCGTCCTGCATGGCGGGGAGCCGCTTCTCGTCGGCGTCGGGCACATGGCCGGTCTGTTCCAGGCCGTCCGGGACAGCGTGCCGGCCGGGACCCGGGTCCTTTTCGAGCTCCAGACCAACGGGACTCTTCTGTCCGATGCGTGGCTGGACCTCTTCGAACGGTACGAGGTTGCGGTCGGCGTCAGCCTCGACGGGCCGCCGCTTGCCAATGACCGGCACCGGCTGACGCACGCCGGGCGGTCGAGCGCCGCCTCCGCCGTGCGCGGCATCGAACTCCTGCGGTCGCGGCCACACCTGTTCGCGGGGCTGCTCGCCGTCGTGGACCTGGCCAACGACCCCGTGGAGGTCCACGACTACCTGGCGGCGTTCGAACCGCCGGTGATCGACTTCGGCCTGCCGCACGCGACCCACGACGACCCGCCGCACCGCTCCGACCCGAGCGTGCCCGAGTACGGGCTGTGGATGAGCAGGGTGTACGACGCCTGGCTCGACCGGCCCGAGTACCGGCACAGCGTCCGGATGCTGGAGGACATCGTGGCCCTCAGCTCTGGCGTGCGCGGCTCGGTGGAGACGCTCGGCCTGGCCCCGCCGACAAGCGTCGTGATCGAGTCCGACGGCTCCATCGAGGCCGTGGACACCCTGCGGTCGGTCGAGGAGGGTGCCACCTGGCTCGGGCTCGACGTCCTCCGCCACTCCTTCGACGAAGCTCTGTCCCATCCAAAGCTGCTGCACCGGCAACACGGCAAGGAAGCGCTCGCCGAGCAGTGCCGCGCCTGCCCACTTGTGGACGTGTGCGGCGGTGGCTACCTCCCACACCGCTTCAGCGAAGCCCAGGGCTACCAGAATCCGTCTGTCTACTGCGCGGACCTGGAGTACCTCATCCGACACGTCCAGGGCTCCCTGCGGCAGCACGGCTGGAACCCGTATGCGCAGGCCGCCTCGTCGCCGTAG
- the haaN gene encoding cyclophane-containing RiPP N-acetyltransferase HaaN: protein MTVTIRPAEKRDVPAVAELIEEIERFYGATDTDIQPIEERRLQVEEALFGVPPLASALLVEDETGDILGLAAYSFLWPAAGSSHSLFLKELYVRDTLRRQGIGARLMDELRALAAARPGCSRVEWMADRDNPGARAFYESRGFTESEGKIVYRVDSGTA, encoded by the coding sequence ATGACCGTGACGATCCGTCCCGCGGAGAAGCGGGACGTCCCGGCCGTGGCCGAACTGATCGAGGAGATCGAGCGGTTCTACGGGGCGACCGACACAGATATCCAGCCGATCGAGGAGCGCCGCCTCCAGGTGGAAGAAGCCCTCTTCGGCGTGCCACCGCTGGCTTCCGCCCTGCTCGTCGAGGACGAGACCGGGGACATTTTGGGCCTCGCCGCCTATTCCTTCCTCTGGCCGGCCGCCGGTTCCTCGCACTCCCTGTTCCTGAAGGAGCTCTACGTCCGCGACACCCTGCGTCGGCAGGGCATCGGTGCTCGCCTCATGGACGAACTCCGCGCCTTGGCCGCCGCGCGCCCCGGGTGCAGCCGGGTGGAATGGATGGCTGACCGCGACAACCCAGGCGCACGGGCCTTCTACGAGTCGCGCGGGTTCACCGAGTCCGAAGGGAAGATCGTCTACCGGGTCGACTCCGGCACGGCGTGA
- the fxlM gene encoding methyltransferase, FxLD system: MNTTTGASPEDLRNRLVDAILKEDLSGLRDAHVESTMRTVPRHAFLPDAPIEEAYANKSVTIKENPDEDALPLSCASQPDIVHFMLVQLAVREGDNVFEIGAGTGYNAALLKHLTGKSGQVTTCDIDPDVTAYARRTLDANGYEDVRVVTRDGALGAPEFSPYDRMIATVGMWDLPGAWWDQLAVGGRLVVPLRWRGLSRAVAFQREEGRMRSDSVKMCGFLPVIGQDGERNDYIDDDRLVRLYWDEDQSIAPELLRDALTRPKSVVWTDVTVGPVESFDGVWLRLSATERVTCRITAKPAAVEAGLHRPASPALSPALVEGDSIAYLTLERTAEDPGAEPRFRLGAVGYGPAGADLAERICAQIRAWSPARTAEPLVTAYPADTPDSDLADGAVIDRPSVRLVIAY; this comes from the coding sequence ATGAACACCACCACTGGCGCCTCCCCCGAGGACCTGCGCAACCGCCTGGTCGACGCCATCCTGAAAGAGGACCTCTCCGGCCTCCGCGACGCACACGTCGAAAGCACCATGCGGACCGTACCCCGCCACGCCTTCCTCCCCGACGCACCCATCGAGGAGGCGTACGCCAACAAGAGCGTGACGATCAAGGAGAACCCCGACGAGGACGCACTCCCGCTGAGCTGCGCCTCCCAGCCCGACATCGTGCACTTCATGCTGGTCCAGCTCGCTGTCCGCGAAGGCGACAACGTCTTCGAGATCGGGGCCGGCACCGGCTACAACGCCGCCCTGCTCAAGCACCTCACCGGGAAGTCCGGACAGGTCACCACATGCGACATCGACCCCGACGTGACCGCCTACGCCCGCCGGACGCTGGACGCGAACGGATACGAAGACGTTCGCGTCGTCACGAGGGACGGCGCCCTCGGCGCCCCGGAGTTCAGCCCGTACGACCGAATGATCGCCACGGTTGGCATGTGGGACCTCCCCGGCGCCTGGTGGGACCAGCTCGCCGTCGGCGGACGCCTCGTGGTCCCGCTGCGATGGCGCGGGCTCTCCAGGGCCGTGGCCTTCCAACGCGAGGAGGGGCGGATGCGGTCCGACTCCGTCAAGATGTGCGGCTTCCTCCCGGTGATCGGCCAGGACGGAGAGCGGAACGATTACATCGACGACGACCGGCTCGTCAGGCTCTACTGGGACGAGGACCAGTCCATCGCCCCGGAACTTCTTCGCGACGCGCTCACCCGACCGAAGTCGGTCGTCTGGACCGATGTGACGGTCGGCCCCGTCGAGTCGTTCGACGGCGTCTGGCTGCGGTTGAGCGCCACCGAGCGAGTGACCTGCCGCATCACCGCGAAGCCCGCAGCGGTGGAGGCCGGCCTCCACCGGCCCGCCTCACCCGCGCTGAGCCCCGCCCTCGTCGAGGGGGACTCCATCGCATACCTCACTCTGGAGCGGACCGCCGAAGACCCGGGGGCAGAACCCCGGTTCCGGCTCGGAGCCGTCGGCTACGGCCCCGCCGGCGCCGATCTCGCCGAGCGGATCTGCGCGCAGATCCGCGCCTGGAGCCCGGCCCGAACCGCCGAACCCCTGGTAACGGCCTACCCCGCGGACACACCGGACAGCGACCTCGCCGACGGAGCCGTGATCGACCGGCCCTCCGTGCGGCTCGTCATCGCCTACTGA
- a CDS encoding lanthionine synthetase C family protein, translating to MNYDAPPTPTGPGWGQSLHSGAAGVALLHAVRAHTGEDDRDALRPWAAAMLKGPIQAAAEACGLYEGAPAVAYVLSFTHTNTATRALATLDTHIADVTRQRLKRAYARIDRGALPTLGEFDLISGLTGLGVYHLHRGHKTELQDVLAYLVRLTEPITFEAQRLPGWWTGDSPDLRPTPRWPGGHGNFGLAHGITGPLALLATALRHGKTVPGQTQAITQICDWLDRWRNGTGSRAWWPDLITRAEHRRGELQRPGPRRPSWCYGTPGIARAQQLAGIALGDRDRQRQAEQALAGCLADDQQLAQLTDASLCHGWAGLIQTVSRAAADALDDELASHLRRLNVRLNKHLDHHGLPDGAGLMDGTAGIHLVRLTDPVNTAITAPWDRCLLLTG from the coding sequence ATGAACTACGACGCGCCACCCACACCCACCGGGCCCGGCTGGGGGCAGTCGCTGCACTCCGGCGCGGCGGGAGTCGCGCTGCTGCACGCAGTCAGGGCGCACACCGGTGAAGACGACCGGGACGCGCTCCGGCCGTGGGCCGCCGCCATGCTCAAGGGCCCGATCCAGGCCGCCGCCGAAGCATGCGGTCTGTACGAGGGTGCCCCGGCCGTCGCGTACGTCCTCAGCTTCACGCACACGAACACCGCTACTCGCGCCCTGGCGACCCTGGACACACACATCGCCGACGTCACACGCCAACGACTCAAGCGTGCATATGCCCGCATCGATCGCGGCGCGTTGCCCACCCTGGGCGAGTTCGACCTCATCAGCGGACTGACCGGGCTGGGCGTGTACCACCTGCACCGTGGCCACAAGACGGAACTTCAGGACGTCCTCGCCTATCTGGTGCGGCTGACGGAACCGATCACCTTCGAAGCGCAACGTCTGCCCGGCTGGTGGACGGGAGACAGCCCCGATCTGCGACCGACGCCGCGATGGCCCGGCGGACACGGCAACTTCGGCCTCGCCCACGGCATCACCGGACCGCTGGCGCTGCTGGCCACGGCCCTGCGACACGGCAAGACGGTGCCCGGACAGACGCAAGCCATCACCCAGATCTGCGACTGGCTCGACCGGTGGCGCAACGGCACCGGCTCGCGCGCCTGGTGGCCGGACCTGATCACCCGAGCCGAACACCGACGCGGCGAACTCCAGCGCCCAGGACCGAGACGCCCGTCCTGGTGCTACGGCACCCCCGGCATCGCCCGCGCCCAGCAACTCGCCGGCATTGCCCTCGGCGACCGTGACCGGCAACGCCAAGCCGAGCAGGCCCTGGCCGGATGCCTGGCCGACGACCAACAGCTCGCCCAGCTCACCGACGCATCCCTTTGCCACGGCTGGGCGGGGCTCATACAGACCGTCTCCCGTGCCGCTGCCGACGCCCTCGACGACGAACTCGCGTCGCATCTACGCCGCCTGAACGTCCGGCTCAACAAGCACCTGGACCACCACGGACTACCGGACGGCGCCGGCCTGATGGACGGCACGGCAGGCATCCACCTGGTCCGTCTCACCGACCCCGTCAACACGGCGATCACCGCCCCCTGGGACCGCTGCCTGCTCCTGACAGGGTGA
- the fxlA gene encoding FxLD family lanthipeptide: MTATMLSPITTATTGASAATAAPEAPADPFDIDLTIVTEIGADLLPKACGTGDGCAASCASSCASAV, translated from the coding sequence ATGACCGCAACCATGCTCAGCCCGATCACGACGGCCACCACCGGGGCGTCCGCTGCGACGGCCGCCCCCGAGGCGCCCGCCGACCCGTTCGACATCGACCTGACCATCGTCACGGAGATCGGCGCCGACCTGCTCCCCAAGGCGTGCGGCACCGGTGACGGGTGCGCGGCCTCCTGCGCCTCGTCCTGCGCCAGCGCCGTCTGA
- a CDS encoding ATP-binding protein, translating to MDAVDEERLCRRTPVRRHWVKLADCTEPSGLARRHVREFLDGRAAPERVDDAVLIASELVGNALRHTAGGPDCMCVEVYRNVAVLRVHDAGRDVSRVQARSPEESVDQLTGNGLGLLLVGELASAWSVRPTAIGKEVVVILALDAGGLPERDALPHIPTVRPPLTAELHQLDGGHGEFDSRKSAKP from the coding sequence ATGGACGCGGTGGACGAAGAGCGCCTCTGCAGGCGGACGCCAGTACGGCGTCATTGGGTGAAGCTGGCCGATTGCACCGAGCCTTCGGGCCTCGCGCGCAGACACGTACGAGAGTTCCTCGACGGGCGAGCCGCGCCGGAGCGGGTCGACGACGCCGTTCTGATCGCCTCGGAGCTCGTGGGCAACGCGCTCAGGCACACAGCCGGCGGACCGGACTGCATGTGTGTGGAGGTCTACCGGAACGTGGCGGTACTGCGAGTCCATGACGCGGGACGGGACGTCTCCAGGGTCCAGGCGCGCTCTCCGGAGGAGTCGGTGGATCAGCTGACGGGCAATGGCCTCGGACTGCTGCTCGTCGGGGAGTTGGCCTCCGCGTGGTCGGTCCGGCCGACCGCGATCGGCAAGGAAGTGGTCGTAATTCTCGCCCTGGACGCCGGTGGGCTACCCGAGCGTGACGCTCTTCCGCACATCCCAACGGTACGTCCGCCCCTCACGGCGGAGCTCCACCAACTGGACGGCGGACACGGAGAGTTCGACAGCCGGAAGAGCGCGAAGCCCTGA
- a CDS encoding 2'-5' RNA ligase family protein, whose amino-acid sequence MPLLSVDPAAFPAEPPADTHDPAVTAAHDWAAFSALDEMTDHWARPGWSDGSRAYYWMLTFPDDQRLATLAGHCQEELTPLGLDPVPTDGLHITLARVGTPDVVTPGQLDSLARDAEALLPSAFSVHAMPLAGSRGAVRLSLGPWEPLLRLHHALAKTGSSVGLAPKKPTSAFRPHLSLAYNNRRRPAAPVVETVSGLRALPAVELSVSAVQLVELRREGRTYRWDVRKSVTLG is encoded by the coding sequence GTGCCCCTGCTCAGCGTCGATCCCGCCGCGTTCCCCGCCGAGCCCCCCGCCGACACGCACGATCCGGCGGTCACCGCGGCCCACGACTGGGCGGCGTTCAGCGCACTCGACGAGATGACCGACCACTGGGCACGCCCCGGCTGGTCGGACGGCAGCCGGGCGTACTACTGGATGCTGACCTTCCCGGATGATCAGCGGCTCGCGACTCTCGCCGGGCACTGCCAGGAGGAGCTGACACCCCTCGGCCTCGACCCGGTGCCGACGGACGGACTGCACATCACCCTCGCCCGAGTGGGAACGCCAGACGTCGTCACCCCGGGCCAGCTGGACAGCCTGGCGCGGGACGCCGAAGCGCTGCTGCCCTCCGCGTTCTCCGTACACGCCATGCCGCTGGCCGGCTCCCGAGGCGCCGTCCGCCTGTCCCTCGGCCCCTGGGAACCCCTGCTCCGGCTGCACCACGCGCTGGCCAAGACAGGGAGCAGCGTCGGTCTGGCCCCGAAGAAGCCGACGTCCGCATTCCGGCCGCACCTGAGCCTCGCGTACAACAACCGCCGGCGCCCCGCCGCGCCCGTTGTAGAGACGGTCTCAGGGCTTCGCGCTCTTCCGGCTGTCGAACTCTCCGTGTCCGCCGTCCAGTTGGTGGAGCTCCGCCGTGAGGGGCGGACGTACCGTTGGGATGTGCGGAAGAGCGTCACGCTCGGGTAG
- a CDS encoding helix-turn-helix domain-containing protein, protein MALKRSLVPQSVYRRQLAARLKELRDATGLTLTEVADQLEVNQGSLSRIENGERGTTPVLVRALLDLYGVKDEDRRADVLDLVRADKEQQKPWWRKYSTVLTPTRYDGYLALEAGATHLASYQPMLVPGLLQTEDYARAVISQMRKDLSPPQVESLVRVRMERQNSRLGGEAPARLWAILDEAVLRRTVGSVEVMRDQMRKLVEASERSNVTVQLLPFSLGAHPGLYGPFVILTFPPPTPDLVWLENPKNSVYLESPEDVENYTDIFDQLRSTALDPSETRTLIARISKELEE, encoded by the coding sequence ATGGCCTTGAAGAGAAGCCTGGTCCCGCAGTCGGTGTACCGGCGACAGCTCGCGGCACGGCTGAAGGAACTGCGTGACGCGACCGGGCTCACCCTCACCGAGGTTGCCGACCAACTGGAAGTCAACCAGGGGTCGCTGAGCCGGATCGAGAACGGCGAACGCGGCACGACGCCGGTCCTCGTCCGGGCACTGCTGGACCTTTACGGCGTCAAGGACGAGGACCGGCGCGCCGACGTGCTCGACCTCGTGCGAGCGGACAAGGAGCAGCAGAAGCCCTGGTGGCGGAAGTATTCGACAGTGCTCACGCCGACCCGCTATGACGGGTACCTCGCGCTGGAGGCCGGCGCGACGCACCTCGCCAGCTATCAGCCGATGCTCGTGCCGGGGCTGCTGCAGACCGAGGACTACGCGCGTGCCGTGATCTCCCAGATGAGGAAGGACCTGTCCCCGCCGCAGGTCGAGTCCCTGGTCAGGGTCCGCATGGAGCGGCAGAACAGCCGCTTGGGTGGTGAGGCCCCCGCCAGACTCTGGGCGATCCTCGACGAAGCCGTGCTGCGCAGGACGGTCGGCTCTGTTGAAGTGATGCGCGACCAGATGCGGAAGCTGGTGGAGGCGAGCGAGCGGTCGAACGTCACCGTGCAGCTGCTGCCGTTCTCGCTCGGCGCGCATCCCGGGCTGTACGGCCCGTTCGTCATCCTGACCTTCCCGCCCCCCACGCCGGACCTGGTGTGGCTGGAGAATCCCAAGAACTCCGTGTATCTCGAGTCCCCAGAGGACGTGGAGAACTACACGGACATCTTCGACCAGTTGAGGAGCACCGCCCTCGACCCGTCGGAGACCCGCACCCTCATCGCGCGCATCAGCAAGGAGCTCGAAGAGTGA
- a CDS encoding DUF397 domain-containing protein → MSTPSTSAPHDVTTAPHDADLAHARWRKSSYSGGANDCVEVAALGDRAAVRDSKDISRGPLLFSKAAMRALVSGIACGSVSERWS, encoded by the coding sequence GTGAGCACGCCCAGCACGTCCGCCCCGCACGATGTCACGACAGCTCCGCACGACGCCGATCTTGCTCACGCGCGGTGGCGGAAGAGCTCGTACAGCGGGGGTGCGAACGACTGTGTGGAAGTTGCTGCACTGGGCGACCGCGCCGCAGTGCGCGATTCCAAGGACATCAGCCGTGGGCCGTTGCTCTTCTCGAAGGCGGCGATGCGCGCGCTGGTCAGCGGGATCGCCTGCGGGTCAGTCAGTGAGCGTTGGAGCTGA